A genomic stretch from Chitinophaga agri includes:
- a CDS encoding LutB/LldF family L-lactate oxidation iron-sulfur protein: MHQNASTFLENSEKKATNLIHRQTINFNIGKYNTAVKAGKQQFTELTIARERAKNIKWRAIEHLDKHLEEFESNFTRRGGKVIWAENSQQVLDEILAICEAKQCKSIVKSKSMATEEVHLNHFLAQHNIECVETDLGEYIQQLDDEPPYHIVTPAMHKSKEDVAKLFAEKLGTPPDLTPQEMTLVAREKLRQKYLDAEIGITGANFIIADIGGVAVTENEGNARLSTAFPKTHIVLVGIEKMLPSINDLALFWPLLATYGTGQQVTVYNSIFSGPRQEHETDGPEEMYVILMDNGRTNILQDVDARESLYCIRCGSCLNACPVYKNIGGHSYGTTYSGPIGSVITPHLQGMDSFMHLSYASSLCGNCTEVCPVRINIHELLLHNRHKAVEENHTSGGEKMSWFGWKQASLSRRMMNLVGGNTKNFFMKKFFSEAWGDDRALPVFASKSFNQQWKERKK; encoded by the coding sequence ATGCATCAGAACGCCTCCACCTTTCTCGAAAACAGCGAGAAAAAAGCGACTAACCTCATACACCGCCAGACTATCAACTTTAATATCGGCAAGTATAATACTGCCGTTAAAGCAGGTAAACAACAGTTTACTGAGCTGACTATCGCGCGTGAGAGGGCCAAAAATATTAAGTGGAGAGCGATCGAGCATCTTGACAAGCACCTGGAGGAATTTGAGAGTAACTTCACCCGCAGAGGCGGAAAAGTGATCTGGGCGGAGAACTCCCAGCAGGTATTGGATGAAATACTCGCTATCTGCGAAGCCAAACAGTGCAAGAGCATTGTAAAAAGCAAGTCCATGGCAACCGAAGAGGTACACCTGAACCACTTCCTCGCGCAACATAATATAGAATGTGTGGAGACGGACCTGGGCGAGTATATCCAACAGCTGGATGATGAGCCCCCCTATCATATTGTGACGCCTGCGATGCATAAAAGCAAGGAAGACGTAGCCAAACTCTTCGCCGAAAAGTTAGGCACTCCTCCCGACCTCACGCCACAAGAAATGACATTGGTGGCCCGAGAGAAACTCCGTCAGAAATACCTGGATGCGGAGATCGGTATTACAGGTGCCAACTTTATTATTGCAGATATCGGTGGTGTAGCTGTCACTGAAAATGAAGGCAACGCACGTCTGAGCACCGCATTTCCCAAAACACATATTGTACTCGTAGGGATAGAGAAAATGCTGCCCTCCATCAATGACCTCGCACTGTTCTGGCCTTTGCTGGCCACTTATGGTACCGGTCAGCAGGTAACTGTCTATAATTCAATCTTCAGCGGTCCCCGCCAGGAACATGAGACTGACGGTCCGGAAGAAATGTATGTCATCCTGATGGATAACGGCCGTACCAATATCCTACAGGACGTAGATGCCCGCGAAAGCCTTTACTGCATACGCTGCGGCTCCTGCCTGAATGCATGCCCCGTTTATAAGAACATCGGCGGACATAGCTACGGTACGACCTATAGTGGTCCTATCGGATCTGTTATCACCCCACACCTGCAGGGCATGGACTCGTTCATGCACCTTAGCTATGCATCGTCTCTTTGTGGGAACTGCACGGAAGTATGCCCTGTAAGGATCAATATCCACGAGTTACTGCTCCACAATCGTCATAAGGCTGTGGAAGAGAACCATACGTCCGGAGGAGAAAAAATGTCCTGGTTTGGCTGGAAACAGGCAAGTCTGAGCCGCCGGATGATGAACCTTGTAGGAGGCAATACCAAAAACTTCTTCATGAAAAAATTCTTTTCCGAAGCCTGGGGAGACGACAGAGCCCTACCTGTCTTCGCTTCGAAATCATTCAATCAGCAATGGAAAGAGAGAAAAAAATAG
- a CDS encoding TonB family protein, with product MSDKHSHINHNVDAELIRKYLAGELDNKAMHALEKQALDDPFLADALDGFAEYKPDQRMNLSDLHKRLELRTQGQGNAGNKGGQGRVFRLDTRWLAAAAVGAVIVAVLVWMWQDGTKDPSLALKETSVADSAITDTLQYYNQEETSGLVYKSTVENKPGIHISSDSISNIPTIIQAPSAESKQLADAVEKIQHRNDSVALAVAPTPVAVAAAAPTLTDDRQHQYAMDSVTTKIIDIAGVTKMKEPEIPVTTGRNVTYASAGAASAKYTGPMRTIQGRVIDGESVLSGVTVKVEGTSNGVLTDAQGRFSLSVPDTMQDLNLMATMLGYDSRKLKVRNRQNNLKIILEPNANALSDMLITGSDKTNYTKNKKGYYQAPLPAEGYDSYRQYLSKNTKYPASAAAAGVKGKVKVSFRVSPDGALDDIRITRRLQPDCDAEALRVIKEGPGWTPASDGTATRVQIEVEFPPK from the coding sequence ATGTCTGATAAACACAGTCATATTAACCATAATGTGGATGCTGAGTTGATCCGTAAATATCTGGCTGGTGAGCTGGATAATAAGGCAATGCATGCATTGGAAAAACAAGCCCTGGACGATCCGTTTCTGGCGGACGCACTGGATGGTTTTGCCGAGTATAAGCCCGATCAGCGAATGAATCTGTCCGACCTGCACAAGCGGCTGGAACTGCGTACGCAGGGACAGGGAAACGCCGGGAATAAGGGTGGACAGGGACGTGTTTTCAGACTGGATACCCGCTGGCTGGCTGCTGCCGCTGTCGGGGCTGTTATTGTGGCCGTGTTGGTGTGGATGTGGCAGGATGGAACAAAAGATCCTTCGCTGGCATTAAAAGAGACAAGTGTAGCAGACAGCGCTATTACAGATACCTTGCAATATTATAATCAGGAGGAAACCAGTGGACTGGTGTATAAGTCAACAGTTGAGAATAAACCGGGTATTCATATCTCTTCGGATAGCATCAGTAACATTCCTACTATTATACAAGCGCCATCTGCTGAAAGTAAACAGCTGGCAGATGCCGTGGAGAAGATCCAGCACCGTAATGACAGTGTTGCACTCGCCGTTGCACCAACACCAGTCGCCGTTGCAGCCGCTGCTCCTACATTGACGGACGATCGTCAACATCAATATGCGATGGATTCCGTTACCACGAAGATCATTGATATTGCAGGCGTAACAAAAATGAAAGAGCCTGAAATTCCTGTCACGACCGGCAGGAACGTCACCTATGCCTCTGCAGGCGCAGCATCTGCTAAATACACCGGACCAATGCGTACCATACAGGGTCGAGTGATCGATGGTGAGAGTGTACTATCCGGCGTTACCGTGAAGGTAGAAGGCACCAGTAATGGCGTACTGACCGACGCCCAGGGCCGCTTTTCTCTCAGCGTACCGGATACCATGCAGGATTTAAACCTGATGGCCACCATGTTAGGATATGATTCCAGGAAATTAAAGGTACGTAACAGGCAAAATAACCTGAAGATCATATTGGAACCGAACGCCAATGCATTGAGTGATATGCTGATCACAGGCTCGGATAAGACAAACTACACCAAAAATAAGAAAGGATATTACCAGGCACCATTGCCTGCGGAAGGATACGATAGCTACAGACAGTATCTGTCAAAAAATACAAAATACCCAGCTTCTGCGGCTGCCGCCGGCGTGAAAGGAAAAGTGAAGGTCTCCTTCAGGGTATCACCTGATGGAGCACTTGATGATATCAGGATCACGAGACGTTTACAGCCGGATTGCGATGCGGAAGCATTACGCGTCATTAAAGAGGGACCGGGATGGACCCCTGCGTCCGACGGAACTGCAACCCGCGTACAGATTGAGGTGGAGTTTCCGCCCAAATAA
- a CDS encoding DUF3109 family protein: MIIIDDKYISDEVIEEQFVCNLGACKGACCVAGDCGAPLDKEEVKKLKKIYPKIKSYLRPDGIAEIEKTGTHTTDDEYGYVTPIVNKGICAYAVIDDHGTVGCGIEKAYNEGVVDYKKPISCHLYPIRVTKYESFEALNYDRWDICKPACKNGKSLRVPVYRFLKDALIRKYGEEFYQVLDKIARKQYKPE, encoded by the coding sequence ATGATCATCATTGACGATAAGTACATCAGCGACGAAGTTATTGAGGAACAGTTCGTCTGTAACCTGGGAGCCTGTAAAGGCGCCTGCTGCGTTGCAGGTGATTGCGGAGCGCCGCTCGATAAAGAGGAAGTGAAGAAACTGAAGAAGATCTATCCGAAGATCAAATCATACCTTCGGCCCGATGGCATCGCTGAAATAGAAAAAACAGGAACACATACCACTGACGACGAATATGGCTATGTAACACCAATCGTCAATAAAGGCATCTGCGCCTATGCCGTCATTGACGACCACGGTACCGTAGGTTGCGGTATTGAAAAGGCCTACAACGAAGGTGTAGTTGACTACAAAAAGCCTATTTCCTGTCACCTCTACCCCATCAGAGTGACAAAATACGAATCCTTCGAAGCATTGAACTACGACCGCTGGGACATCTGTAAACCTGCGTGTAAGAACGGTAAAAGCCTTCGTGTACCGGTATACCGCTTCCTTAAAGATGCATTGATCCGTAAATACGGAGAGGAATTCTATCAGGTGCTGGATAAGATCGCCCGGAAACAATATAAGCCAGAGTAG
- a CDS encoding YqaE/Pmp3 family membrane protein, translating to MTLIAILLPWLSFMLRGRILTGILCLILQITLIGWIPAAIWAVISLQNAREDRRTRKIVKAMKQGR from the coding sequence ATGACACTAATCGCTATTTTGTTGCCCTGGCTCTCCTTTATGTTAAGGGGAAGGATCCTTACAGGTATACTATGCCTTATACTTCAGATCACACTTATTGGCTGGATTCCCGCAGCTATATGGGCTGTTATATCCCTACAGAATGCCAGGGAAGACCGTAGAACACGGAAAATAGTAAAAGCAATGAAGCAGGGCAGATAA
- the gldD gene encoding gliding motility lipoprotein GldD, whose protein sequence is MKLTGNIICLLLLLSFAACEQSYTPKPRGYFHINFPEREYRVFDVPGYPYTFEYPAYANIVKDTLFFGEKTENPYWINVEFPTLNGKIYMSYKEIGKGDKNSFQQLVNDAFKMTYKHTYKAEYIDEKTISTPNHVTGEFYDVGGNAASAKQFYATDSSAHFLRGALYFDAAPNADSLAPVQQFLQEDMWHLVQTLKWR, encoded by the coding sequence ATGAAATTAACCGGGAATATCATCTGTCTATTGCTGCTGCTGTCATTTGCAGCCTGCGAACAATCCTATACACCCAAGCCCCGCGGCTATTTTCACATCAACTTCCCTGAAAGGGAATACCGAGTGTTCGACGTGCCCGGCTATCCATATACCTTCGAGTATCCTGCTTACGCCAATATCGTCAAAGACACCCTGTTCTTCGGTGAGAAAACCGAAAATCCCTACTGGATCAATGTTGAATTCCCTACGCTCAATGGCAAAATATATATGAGCTACAAGGAGATCGGTAAAGGCGATAAGAACAGCTTCCAGCAACTCGTTAATGACGCCTTTAAGATGACTTACAAACACACTTACAAGGCTGAATATATCGACGAAAAAACAATCAGCACCCCCAATCATGTAACCGGAGAATTCTATGATGTAGGTGGTAATGCCGCCTCCGCCAAACAATTCTATGCTACTGATTCTTCTGCACACTTCCTACGTGGCGCACTGTACTTTGATGCCGCTCCCAATGCAGACTCCCTCGCACCTGTGCAACAGTTCCTCCAGGAAGACATGTGGCACCTCGTACAAACATTGAAATGGAGATAA